In one window of Paraflavitalea soli DNA:
- a CDS encoding response regulator transcription factor produces the protein MLTRKGRVLLAEDDLSLSYVIKDNLVDAGYEVIVCPDGQTAIDQFEKGRFDICLLDVMMPNKDGFSVARKIRQHSDVIPILFLTARSMEEDRIKGFLSGADDYITKPFSMQELLLRMDVFMRRTRKLAADHVQQFTIGKLTFSYTDLKLNAPDESFTLTQKEADLLKFLCEHANHILKREEVLLNVWGKDDYFLGRSMDVFMTKLRKYFKADPDVLLETIHGVGFRFNAAVQVPA, from the coding sequence ATGTTAACAAGAAAAGGCAGGGTATTATTGGCTGAAGACGACCTTTCTTTGAGCTATGTGATCAAGGACAATCTGGTAGATGCCGGGTATGAGGTAATTGTGTGTCCCGACGGACAAACCGCTATTGATCAATTTGAAAAGGGCCGTTTCGACATCTGCCTGCTGGATGTGATGATGCCCAATAAAGACGGATTTAGCGTAGCCCGTAAGATCCGCCAGCACAGCGATGTGATCCCCATCCTCTTCCTCACCGCACGTTCTATGGAAGAAGACCGGATCAAGGGGTTTTTATCCGGCGCCGACGATTATATTACCAAGCCCTTCAGCATGCAGGAACTTTTGCTGCGGATGGACGTATTTATGCGTCGTACCCGGAAACTGGCTGCCGATCATGTGCAGCAATTCACCATTGGAAAACTCACCTTCTCCTATACGGATCTTAAATTGAACGCCCCGGATGAGAGCTTTACCCTCACCCAAAAGGAAGCCGATCTCCTCAAATTCCTCTGCGAGCATGCCAACCATATTTTAAAACGGGAGGAAGTACTCCTCAATGTTTGGGGAAAGGACGACTATTTCCTGGGCAGGAGTATGGATGTTTTCATGACCAAGCTCCGCAAGTATTTTAAAGCCGATCCCGACGTACTGTTGGAAACCATTCACGGCGTGGGCTTCCGTTTTAATGCTGCTGTTCAGGTGCCTGCCTGA
- a CDS encoding chemotaxis protein CheB, whose product MAENSIIPVIQLIVIGGSAGSLDVILKLIPALHPRLPVAIIIVTHRKPSNDEILVDLLNAKSTWPVKEAEEKEPVEPNTIYIAPTDYHLLLEKDHTFSLDVSEKVNYSRPSIDITFESAAEAYGPSLLGILLSGANADGVDGMKSIKSHGGTCLVQDPDSADVDYMPRQAVEQVQVDKVLPADQLAGFINSLFLNT is encoded by the coding sequence ATGGCGGAAAATAGCATAATACCTGTTATCCAACTGATCGTTATCGGCGGTTCCGCCGGTAGCCTGGATGTTATATTAAAACTGATACCGGCCCTTCATCCCCGCCTGCCGGTGGCCATCATTATCGTTACCCACCGCAAGCCTTCCAATGATGAAATACTGGTAGACCTCCTCAACGCCAAGAGCACCTGGCCGGTAAAGGAAGCAGAAGAAAAGGAACCGGTTGAGCCCAATACGATTTACATAGCCCCTACCGATTACCACCTGTTGCTGGAAAAAGACCATACCTTTTCCCTCGATGTATCGGAAAAAGTGAATTACAGTCGTCCAAGTATTGATATCACGTTTGAATCCGCCGCGGAGGCCTATGGGCCTTCCCTGCTGGGCATCTTACTTTCGGGCGCCAATGCCGATGGAGTAGATGGTATGAAAAGCATCAAAAGCCATGGAGGCACCTGCCTGGTGCAGGACCCCGATTCGGCCGATGTCGATTATATGCCCCGGCAGGCAGTGGAGCAGGTACAGGTAGATAAAGTGCTCCCCGCCGATCAGCTGGCTGGCTTTATAAACAGCTTATTCCTTAACACCTGA
- a CDS encoding response regulator, translating into MKSTFKRNLLIGFGVSLFLLIISSVASYVSISNLLKSAGEVEHTNEVKQLVEKIMSTLKDAETGQRGYLLTGDDRFLTPYNGSIDSAKAYVVQLKTLTADNRQQEMRTNRLQEIVVLRLSNLERRIVQKRGGEEVTTEQLLEGKKHMDEARQVVNEMIKTEEQLLAMRTARMNRFSTYTPLLIVIAAALSLIITVISFMRVNSDFEKTTRLQMALAEKDKDITRRINIIQDVANKISAGDYSVRVQDKGEDGLGSLGVALNKMGNSLEHSFGLLADKEWLQTGIAALNEKMLGEYELPLLSHGILAYVANYTNSQAGAFYLAEDNTSLRFIKGFAFDEKLAKPRIAFGEGIAGQCADSASTIYLQEVPEGLITISHTTGSIKPKNIIAIPLFFEKKIMGVIELAAIKAYTPTEIIFLESAAHNIGTVINSIESRRRLQELLEETQSQSEELQAQHNEMENINSELEAQTEKLQASEEELKVQQEELVEANGELEERARLLEEKNQLVFERNLEIQKKAEELEQSTRYKSEFLANMSHELRTPLNSILLLSRLMSENNEQNLSSEQIEYARVIQSSGHGLLSLIDEILDLSKIEAGKMELQYADVPVQEIVDDMVALFGPMAKEKGIAFKTTIDNNVQGIIETDRLRLEQIIKNLIANALKFTAKGYVALNISMPGSEGHTIAFTVKDTGIGISPDKQKIIFEAFQQADGSTRRKYGGTGLGLSISRQLARLLGGEILLESEPGQGSEFSVHIPLSQALAALGGTTNTDRPLQPDQPGTQAPSSLPLPVPAQELRQRYISDIIPENVPDDRHKINHRDKVILIVEDDTNFAKSLLDYTRNKGYKGVVSVRGDEALALALQFMPAGILLDIQLPVKDGWEVMEDLKNNPQTRHIPVHMMSAYDGKYKSISKGAVDFINKPVAYEQMQDIFARIEFMLTNNPRKVLIVEENMKHAKALAYYLENFKVNTEIKNTVIGSVEALLQKEVNCVILDMGIPNQRSYDTLDEVKKTPGLENIPIIIFTGKNLSRAEEMKIRQYADSIVIKTAHSYQRILDEVSLFLHLVGEKDANSGRSSNNLGLLQEVLKDKTVLIADDDIRNIYSLTKALEAYHMKVVSAMDGKEALRQLQEHPGVDIVLMDMMMPEMDGYESTKRIKANPAFSKLPVIAVTAKAMTGDREKCIEAGASDYISKPVDIDQLLSLLRVWLYDAGK; encoded by the coding sequence ATGAAATCGACTTTTAAACGGAACCTGTTAATTGGCTTTGGTGTTTCATTATTCCTGTTGATCATAAGCTCTGTAGCCTCTTACGTAAGCATCAGCAACCTGCTGAAAAGTGCCGGCGAGGTAGAACATACCAACGAAGTGAAGCAACTGGTAGAAAAGATCATGTCTACCCTCAAAGATGCGGAAACGGGTCAGCGGGGGTACCTCCTTACCGGCGATGATCGCTTCCTGACTCCGTATAATGGTTCTATTGACAGCGCCAAGGCATACGTGGTTCAGCTAAAAACATTGACAGCTGATAACCGCCAACAGGAAATGCGTACCAACAGGCTACAGGAAATAGTGGTATTGCGCTTATCGAACCTGGAACGTCGCATCGTTCAAAAGCGCGGTGGCGAAGAGGTCACTACAGAACAATTGCTGGAAGGCAAAAAACATATGGATGAGGCAAGACAGGTAGTCAACGAAATGATAAAAACAGAAGAGCAGTTGCTGGCCATGCGCACAGCACGAATGAATCGGTTCTCTACCTACACTCCCCTTCTCATTGTAATAGCCGCTGCCCTTTCCCTCATCATCACCGTTATTTCCTTTATGCGGGTCAACAGCGATTTTGAGAAGACCACCCGCCTTCAGATGGCATTGGCGGAAAAAGACAAAGACATTACCCGCCGCATCAATATCATCCAGGATGTAGCCAACAAGATATCTGCCGGCGATTACAGCGTACGCGTTCAGGACAAAGGAGAAGACGGACTGGGCAGCCTGGGTGTAGCACTCAATAAGATGGGCAATTCGCTGGAACATTCCTTCGGCCTGCTGGCCGATAAGGAATGGCTCCAAACAGGTATTGCCGCCCTTAATGAAAAGATGCTGGGCGAATATGAATTGCCCCTGTTATCACATGGTATATTAGCCTATGTAGCCAATTATACCAATAGCCAGGCCGGCGCTTTTTACCTGGCCGAGGACAATACCAGCCTGCGCTTTATCAAAGGTTTTGCTTTTGATGAAAAGCTCGCCAAACCGCGTATAGCTTTCGGAGAAGGCATCGCCGGACAATGCGCCGACAGCGCCTCTACTATTTACCTGCAAGAAGTGCCTGAAGGTCTCATTACCATCAGCCATACTACTGGCAGCATCAAGCCGAAGAACATTATTGCCATTCCTCTCTTCTTTGAAAAAAAGATCATGGGCGTGATCGAACTGGCAGCTATTAAAGCATATACCCCAACCGAAATTATCTTCCTTGAATCGGCTGCTCACAATATAGGCACTGTCATTAACAGCATAGAAAGCCGCCGCCGCCTGCAGGAACTGTTGGAAGAAACCCAGTCGCAGTCGGAAGAATTGCAGGCCCAGCACAATGAAATGGAGAATATCAACAGCGAACTGGAAGCCCAGACAGAAAAGCTGCAGGCATCGGAAGAAGAACTGAAAGTACAACAGGAAGAACTGGTAGAGGCCAATGGAGAACTGGAAGAAAGGGCCCGCCTGCTGGAAGAGAAGAACCAGCTGGTATTTGAAAGGAACCTGGAGATACAGAAAAAGGCAGAAGAGCTGGAACAAAGCACCCGCTACAAATCGGAGTTCCTCGCCAATATGTCGCACGAATTGCGCACTCCACTCAACTCCATACTCCTGCTGTCGAGGCTGATGTCGGAAAACAATGAGCAAAACCTCTCCAGCGAACAAATAGAATATGCCCGGGTAATACAAAGCTCTGGTCATGGACTGCTGTCGCTGATCGATGAGATACTGGACCTCTCGAAGATCGAAGCAGGCAAGATGGAACTGCAGTATGCCGATGTACCGGTACAGGAAATAGTCGATGATATGGTAGCCCTTTTCGGCCCCATGGCCAAAGAGAAAGGCATTGCATTCAAAACCACCATCGACAACAACGTACAGGGCATTATTGAGACCGACAGGCTGCGCCTGGAACAGATCATCAAGAACCTTATTGCCAATGCACTAAAATTCACCGCCAAGGGATATGTAGCCCTGAACATATCCATGCCTGGCAGTGAGGGCCATACCATTGCCTTTACGGTAAAAGACACCGGTATTGGTATTTCTCCGGATAAGCAAAAGATCATCTTTGAAGCCTTCCAGCAAGCCGATGGGTCTACCCGCCGCAAATATGGTGGTACCGGGTTGGGCCTATCCATCAGCCGCCAACTGGCCAGGCTGCTGGGTGGCGAAATACTATTGGAAAGCGAACCCGGCCAGGGCAGTGAATTCTCCGTACACATCCCTTTATCCCAGGCCCTTGCAGCCTTGGGTGGGACCACCAACACCGACCGCCCCTTGCAGCCTGATCAGCCAGGCACCCAGGCACCGTCGTCATTGCCTTTGCCTGTACCTGCGCAGGAATTACGTCAGCGCTATATCAGCGATATCATACCCGAGAATGTACCCGATGACCGGCACAAGATCAATCACCGCGACAAAGTGATCCTCATTGTGGAAGACGATACCAATTTTGCCAAATCCTTGTTGGACTATACCCGCAACAAAGGTTATAAGGGCGTGGTGAGTGTACGGGGCGATGAAGCACTGGCACTGGCTTTACAATTTATGCCGGCAGGCATCCTGCTGGATATACAGTTGCCTGTGAAAGATGGTTGGGAAGTAATGGAAGACCTCAAGAACAATCCGCAAACCAGGCATATACCCGTACACATGATGAGCGCCTATGATGGCAAATACAAGAGCATTTCCAAAGGAGCGGTAGACTTCATCAATAAGCCCGTAGCCTATGAGCAAATGCAGGATATTTTTGCCCGTATTGAATTCATGCTCACCAACAATCCACGCAAAGTGCTCATTGTGGAAGAGAACATGAAGCACGCCAAAGCGCTGGCCTATTACCTGGAAAACTTCAAGGTCAATACAGAGATCAAAAATACTGTGATCGGCAGCGTAGAGGCCCTGCTTCAAAAAGAAGTGAACTGTGTAATACTGGATATGGGCATTCCTAACCAGCGATCCTATGATACGCTCGATGAAGTGAAGAAAACACCTGGCCTGGAAAATATACCCATCATCATTTTTACTGGCAAGAACCTTTCCAGGGCCGAAGAAATGAAGATCAGGCAGTATGCCGATTCTATTGTGATCAAAACAGCCCACTCCTACCAGCGCATACTGGATGAAGTCTCCCTTTTCTTGCACCTGGTGGGAGAAAAAGACGCCAACTCCGGCAGGTCGTCCAACAATCTGGGCCTATTGCAGGAAGTGTTAAAAGATAAGACCGTATTGATCGCCGATGATGATATCCGCAATATCTACTCCCTTACCAAAGCCCTGGAAGCCTATCATATGAAGGTAGTATCCGCCATGGACGGGAAAGAGGCGCTGCGGCAATTGCAGGAACATCCCGGCGTGGATATCGTATTGATGGATATGATGATGCCGGAAATGGATGGCTATGAATCGACCAAACGCATCAAAGCTAACCCCGCTTTCAGTAAATTGCCAGTGATTGCCGTTACCGCCAAAGCCATGACAGGCGACCGGGAAAAATGTATAGAGGCCGGTGCATCGGACTATATCAGCAAACCGGTGGATATTGACCAACTGCTATCCCTGCTGCGGGTATGGTTGTATGATGCAGGCAAATAA
- a CDS encoding CheR family methyltransferase: protein MEFEIQDKEMDILLQNVLERYGYDFNDYSKASLKRRINRLYALDKFTSFEQFRRQIQTDSTYFRRFVEEITVNVTEMFRDPSFYKAIREEVLPVLATHPFIRIWHAGCSTGEEVYSMAILLQEAGLLKKSLLYATDINPGVLERLRKGIFPLRFIKQYSENYIQSGGKQDFSQYYTAKYDWAKFDEKLAAKMVVATHNLVSDSSFNEFQLIFCRNVLIYFDRNLQNNALQLFDDSLDSLGFLALGAKENLKYAPIFRKYKQLDNKERIWRKIA, encoded by the coding sequence GTGGAATTTGAAATACAGGACAAGGAAATGGATATACTGCTCCAGAATGTGCTGGAAAGGTATGGGTATGACTTTAACGACTATTCCAAAGCTTCCCTGAAAAGAAGGATCAACCGTTTATACGCGTTGGATAAATTCACCTCGTTTGAACAGTTCAGAAGACAGATACAAACCGACAGCACTTACTTCCGCCGCTTTGTGGAAGAGATCACCGTCAATGTGACCGAAATGTTCCGTGACCCTTCTTTCTACAAAGCCATACGGGAAGAAGTGCTGCCTGTACTGGCTACCCACCCATTTATACGCATCTGGCATGCCGGCTGCTCTACCGGGGAAGAAGTGTACTCCATGGCTATTCTGTTGCAGGAGGCAGGCTTGCTGAAGAAATCCCTGTTGTATGCCACCGATATCAATCCGGGTGTTTTGGAACGGCTGCGCAAAGGCATTTTCCCTTTGCGTTTTATAAAACAGTATTCAGAGAATTATATCCAATCGGGCGGCAAACAGGATTTCTCCCAATATTATACCGCCAAGTATGACTGGGCCAAGTTTGATGAAAAGCTGGCCGCCAAAATGGTGGTAGCTACCCACAACCTTGTTTCAGACAGTTCCTTCAATGAATTTCAACTCATCTTTTGCCGGAACGTATTGATCTACTTCGACAGGAACCTTCAAAACAACGCCTTGCAATTATTTGATGACAGCCTGGACTCTTTGGGGTTCCTGGCCCTGGGCGCCAAAGAAAACCTGAAGTATGCACCCATTTTCCGTAAATACAAACAGCTGGACAATAAAGAAAGGATATGGCGGAAAATAGCATAA
- the secDF gene encoding protein translocase subunit SecDF: MRALVSIFAGLLILISLYQLSFTWFVNKHEKSLDAKASAYIKKAYTAAAQKYPGDKEAQAAYQDSLNTYKAHYYDSLRSATKETKITWWGQTYQKAKESELLLGLDLQGGINVTMDVALDGLIKGLANNPKDPQITKAIEEAQRLKLTSDQNFINLFITAFKTVNPGAKLAPHFAKAGNKLSANATDEQVIAYIKGKANAAMAQTYEVLRTRIDKFGVAQPSISLDENKGIITVELAGASDPERVRKYLQSTANLQFWEVYTMNDGIIQNGFVNADKALEAYLYGTTAPKDSNVVVPDSLKGTTKADSIKSAADSALLASRSNPLFRVLNPARPYQQGGYPAYVGIAAIKDTGKVNQYLNIPAVKNNFPGNVKFVWGKQERDDNGKASEILTLFAIKTIPGKEGAQLEGTAIEDARQEFDQTTNEVLVTMDMNDAGARLWSSMTERNIGKPIAIVLDDIVYTAPNVNQKIDGGRSRITMGASNAKNRALVVEEAQDIANILKSGKVEAAAKIVQEQVVGPTLGDEAVHGGIMSFSISFAVIFLLMLVYYNTAGIIANIALILNLLFTVGVLSAMGATLTAPGIAGLVLTIGMAVDTNVIIFERIKDELAHGKSHEQAIKDGYRRSLPPVLDAHITTLLTAIILAIYGLGPVLGFATTQIIGILLSLFCGILVSRLITDFYTNKNRHFKYFTGLSKRIFQHASYPFIKFRKVAYGITVVVLILGVAAIFNGFDEGVEFKGGRSYVVNFGKPIDEEKVREALDKTFHKAPLIKTYGSPNKLEITTDFRINEEGLSIDSAVRNTLFSGLKPLLPANLTAEEFATTKWVEGTKKVDPTISDDLKSGAQWATFWSLLIIAIYIFIRFRDWRYSLGTIVALLHDVLVTLAVFSFLKGVVPFPLEIDQHFIAAILTVIGFSMNDTVIVYDRVREYSHTMKGMNKETLINKAINDTLSRTIMTSLTVFLTIFILFLVGGEVTKGFAFAMLIGVVTGTYSSIFVAAPMLVDLAKNKPLGEADAKPGATAPAVKAKAPAATAKKA, from the coding sequence ATGAGAGCACTGGTTAGCATTTTTGCTGGATTATTGATCCTTATATCCCTTTACCAGCTATCCTTTACCTGGTTCGTGAACAAACATGAGAAAAGTTTGGATGCAAAAGCATCTGCCTACATCAAAAAGGCATACACTGCCGCCGCGCAAAAATACCCTGGCGATAAAGAAGCCCAGGCTGCTTATCAGGATTCTCTGAATACCTACAAAGCACATTATTACGATAGTTTACGTTCTGCCACAAAAGAAACTAAAATTACCTGGTGGGGTCAAACTTACCAGAAAGCCAAAGAAAGCGAATTGTTGTTGGGTCTCGACCTTCAGGGCGGTATCAATGTAACGATGGATGTGGCGTTGGATGGACTGATCAAAGGATTGGCCAATAATCCCAAAGATCCACAGATCACCAAAGCCATTGAAGAAGCCCAACGTTTGAAGCTGACCAGCGATCAAAACTTTATCAACCTCTTCATCACTGCTTTCAAAACCGTTAATCCCGGCGCTAAACTGGCTCCTCATTTTGCCAAAGCCGGCAATAAGTTGAGCGCCAACGCCACCGATGAGCAAGTGATTGCTTATATTAAAGGAAAGGCAAATGCAGCCATGGCTCAAACCTACGAGGTGCTGAGAACGCGTATTGATAAATTTGGTGTGGCTCAACCCAGCATCAGCCTGGATGAAAATAAAGGTATCATTACCGTTGAACTGGCTGGCGCCAGCGATCCAGAGCGTGTAAGGAAATATCTGCAGTCTACTGCCAACCTCCAGTTCTGGGAAGTATATACCATGAATGATGGCATCATACAAAATGGCTTCGTCAATGCTGATAAAGCGTTGGAAGCTTATTTATATGGTACTACCGCACCCAAAGACAGCAATGTTGTGGTACCCGATTCTCTCAAAGGCACTACGAAGGCTGATTCTATCAAGAGTGCTGCCGATAGCGCATTGCTGGCATCCCGTTCCAACCCGCTGTTCAGGGTATTGAATCCTGCCCGTCCTTATCAACAAGGCGGTTATCCTGCTTATGTGGGAATTGCTGCCATAAAAGATACCGGTAAAGTAAACCAGTACCTTAATATTCCTGCTGTTAAGAATAACTTTCCCGGCAATGTAAAGTTCGTATGGGGCAAGCAGGAGCGTGATGACAACGGCAAGGCCAGTGAAATCCTCACTTTGTTTGCCATTAAAACCATTCCTGGTAAAGAAGGCGCTCAATTGGAAGGTACTGCCATTGAAGATGCCCGTCAGGAGTTTGACCAAACTACCAATGAAGTACTGGTAACCATGGATATGAATGATGCCGGTGCCCGCCTTTGGTCTAGCATGACCGAACGCAACATCGGTAAGCCCATCGCCATTGTACTGGATGATATTGTTTATACAGCTCCTAACGTAAACCAGAAGATCGATGGCGGCCGTTCCCGTATTACTATGGGCGCCAGCAACGCCAAAAACAGGGCCCTGGTAGTGGAAGAAGCCCAGGATATCGCCAATATCCTGAAATCTGGTAAGGTAGAAGCGGCTGCTAAGATTGTGCAGGAGCAGGTAGTAGGACCTACCCTGGGTGACGAAGCCGTACACGGTGGTATCATGTCCTTTTCCATCTCTTTCGCCGTGATCTTCCTGCTGATGCTGGTATATTATAATACAGCTGGTATAATTGCCAATATTGCCCTGATCTTAAACCTGCTGTTTACCGTAGGTGTGCTAAGTGCCATGGGCGCTACACTGACTGCTCCCGGTATTGCCGGTTTGGTATTGACCATTGGTATGGCAGTAGATACCAACGTAATCATCTTTGAACGTATTAAGGATGAACTGGCGCATGGCAAATCCCATGAACAGGCGATCAAGGACGGCTACCGCCGTTCATTACCGCCAGTGCTCGATGCGCACATCACTACCTTATTAACGGCCATCATCCTGGCTATCTACGGTCTGGGACCTGTATTGGGCTTTGCCACTACACAGATCATCGGTATCTTGTTGTCCCTGTTCTGTGGTATCCTGGTATCCCGTCTGATCACTGACTTCTATACTAATAAGAATCGTCACTTCAAATATTTCACCGGTCTTTCCAAGCGCATCTTCCAGCATGCCAGCTACCCATTCATTAAGTTCCGTAAGGTAGCTTATGGTATCACAGTAGTAGTACTGATCCTGGGTGTTGCCGCTATCTTCAATGGCTTTGATGAAGGTGTGGAATTTAAAGGTGGAAGAAGCTATGTAGTTAATTTTGGCAAACCGATCGATGAAGAAAAAGTCAGGGAAGCTTTGGATAAAACATTCCACAAGGCCCCCCTGATCAAAACGTATGGCAGCCCCAATAAACTGGAGATCACTACTGATTTTAGGATCAATGAAGAAGGATTGTCTATCGATTCGGCTGTGCGCAATACCCTGTTTAGCGGTCTGAAGCCATTATTGCCCGCAAATCTTACCGCGGAAGAGTTTGCCACTACCAAGTGGGTTGAAGGAACCAAGAAGGTTGATCCTACGATCTCTGATGACTTGAAAAGCGGTGCACAATGGGCTACCTTCTGGTCGCTCCTGATCATCGCCATCTATATCTTTATCCGTTTCCGCGACTGGCGTTATTCACTGGGTACCATCGTGGCCCTGTTGCACGACGTATTGGTTACCCTGGCCGTATTCTCCTTCCTGAAAGGCGTGGTGCCTTTCCCATTGGAAATCGACCAGCACTTCATTGCGGCGATCCTGACGGTGATCGGTTTCTCGATGAACGATACCGTGATCGTATATGACCGTGTGCGTGAATACAGCCATACCATGAAGGGGATGAATAAGGAAACCCTTATCAATAAGGCTATTAATGATACGCTGAGCCGTACCATTATGACCTCACTTACCGTGTTCCTTACCATCTTTATCCTGTTCCTGGTAGGTGGTGAAGTAACCAAAGGGTTTGCCTTTGCTATGTTGATCGGTGTGGTTACCGGTACCTATTCATCCATCTTTGTTGCGGCTCCCATGCTGGTTGACCTGGCTAAGAACAAGCCCCTGGGTGAAGCCGACGCAAAACCTGGCGCTACTGCCCCTGCTGTAAAAGCCAAGGCTCCGGCTGCAACAGCTAAGAAAGCATAA
- a CDS encoding sensor histidine kinase, with amino-acid sequence MRSSTLRWIILLATLLIALITGVQLFWLNKVYSFEHKTFNTNVVKSIRGLYEDMDIADTPANHLQDLIEHPSPDYFLFRVEGTSIPYDSLVFYLKHELNDFDVLTDALIGLYDSKKGTYIAEQYIPAAAARYDPSHNVLPVYQRDHDYVLLYFPHRNKYVLAQMNFWFISTAILFFVLISLAIILFYFYRQKFLVEVQKDFVNNFTHEFKTPLAVMKISSEVLLQDKIVNQPERLFKYANIIQHQTQHLQSQVERLLHIASTDRRELPIEKVRVPVKEIIEQAVAKIQPLVDDKEALVEIQSAEEPGYELLADRVHLELAVVNLLENALKYSTKPHVIISTGQEDGHLFISVKDNGIGIEKKYQKNLFKKFYRVPTGDVHNVKGFGLGLNFVKRIIDAHHGSIKVNSLPGIGTEFKMLFPL; translated from the coding sequence ATGCGTTCTTCAACCCTCAGGTGGATCATATTGCTGGCAACATTACTGATTGCCCTTATTACTGGTGTCCAGCTATTCTGGCTCAATAAGGTCTATTCGTTTGAACACAAGACCTTTAATACAAATGTGGTGAAAAGTATCCGGGGGCTTTACGAGGATATGGATATTGCCGATACGCCGGCCAATCACCTCCAGGACCTGATAGAGCATCCTTCTCCCGACTATTTCCTGTTTCGGGTGGAAGGGACGTCAATTCCTTACGATTCCCTGGTCTTTTACCTTAAACATGAACTGAACGATTTTGATGTGCTAACGGATGCGCTTATAGGTTTGTACGATTCAAAGAAGGGTACCTACATTGCTGAGCAATATATACCAGCCGCTGCAGCCCGGTATGACCCCTCTCATAATGTATTACCGGTGTACCAGCGCGATCACGATTATGTATTGCTGTATTTCCCGCACCGCAATAAATATGTGCTGGCCCAGATGAATTTCTGGTTCATCAGTACGGCCATCCTGTTCTTTGTATTGATCAGCCTGGCCATCATCCTTTTCTACTTTTACCGGCAGAAATTCCTGGTAGAAGTTCAAAAGGATTTTGTCAATAACTTTACCCATGAATTTAAGACCCCCCTGGCGGTCATGAAAATATCATCTGAAGTCCTGCTTCAGGATAAGATTGTGAACCAGCCAGAGCGGTTGTTCAAGTACGCCAACATCATCCAGCACCAGACCCAACACCTCCAGAGCCAGGTAGAGCGGCTGCTGCATATCGCTTCCACCGACCGGCGGGAACTGCCCATTGAAAAAGTGAGGGTGCCGGTAAAAGAGATCATCGAGCAGGCCGTAGCCAAGATCCAGCCCCTGGTAGACGATAAAGAGGCGCTGGTGGAAATACAAAGCGCTGAAGAGCCCGGCTATGAACTGCTGGCCGACCGGGTACACCTGGAACTGGCAGTGGTCAACCTGCTGGAAAACGCCCTTAAATACTCAACCAAACCCCATGTGATCATCAGTACAGGGCAGGAGGATGGGCACCTGTTTATTTCCGTCAAGGACAATGGTATCGGTATTGAGAAAAAATACCAGAAAAATTTATTCAAAAAGTTTTACCGGGTGCCCACCGGCGACGTACATAATGTAAAGGGATTCGGTCTTGGACTGAATTTTGTTAAACGGATCATCGATGCTCACCACGGCAGTATCAAAGTGAATAGCCTGCCGGGGATCGGGACTGAATTTAAAATGCTATTCCCGCTTTAA